Within Melopsittacus undulatus isolate bMelUnd1 unplaced genomic scaffold, bMelUnd1.mat.Z mat_scaffold_561_arrow_ctg1, whole genome shotgun sequence, the genomic segment CTCCGCCACGCCCCTATTGGCCCGCCCTACCGCCACTCAAGGCGGGGCTCGCGTCTCATTGGTCCGGCTCCGGCACCGCCCCTGAGCTCGGCGCTCATTGGGCCCCGCGAGCCGACGGGCCCGCGCTGATTGGGCCGCGCTGCTGCCCGTCAACTGTGTCCCCGCCTCCTATTGGCTGCGAGGGGCAGCTGTGCGCCCGCCCACCGAGCTGATTGGGGAGAGGAGCCGCCTGTCCATGCAGAGCCCCGCCCTTCTTCAAGGCGCAGCACTCTGGCTCCGCCCCCAACCGCCGCTTCTGCCAGGCTATTGGTCAGAGCCAACGCGAATCAGCTCCTTTGGCTCTGATTGGCTCCTTCTATGCCCTCCCCTCGCCTATTGGCCAACTCGCCTGCCTATCAACTCTCGCGCCTCCCGCTCCGGGCTCTGATTGGCAGCCTCTCCCACCTTTCACTTCGGATTGGCCGGTGCATGTTGGCCCCGCCCACCGCGCTCAGCTACGGTAGGCGCTCGCCGCCAAACGGGTACAGATAGCCGAAAACGGATATGGACACCCCAAAAACGGgtaaaaacaccccaaaaacggGTACGGACACCCCAAAAACGGGTACGGACACCCCAAAAACGGGTACAAACTCCCCCAAAACGGGtacaaacaccccaaaaacggGTACGGACACCCCAAAAACGGgtacaaacacccccaaaacggGTACAAACACCCCTAAAACGGGTACGGACACCCCAAAAACGGgtacaaacacccccaaaacgggtacaaacaccccaaaaacggGTACGGACACCCCAAAAACAGGTACAGGTACCCCAAAAACGGGTACAGACACCCCAAAAACGGGTACAGATACCCGAAAACGGGTACAGACACCCCATAAACGGGTACAGATACCCCAAAAATGGGCACAGACACCCCTAAAACGGGTACAGACACCTCAAAAACGGGTACAGACACCCCAAAAACGGgtacaaacacccccaaaacggGTAGACACCCCAAAAACGGGTAAAGACACCCCATAAACGGGTACAGACACCTCAAAAACGGGTACAGATACCCCAAAAACGGGTACGGATACCCCTAAAACGGGTACGGACACCCCAAAAACGGGTACGGACACCCCAAAAACGGGTACAGACACCCCAAAATGGGTACAGACACCCCAAAAACGGGTACAGACACCCCGAAAACGGGAGGGGCCCCCCCAGGCTCCAAACGCCTCTCAGGACCCACCCAATACATAAGAATAAGGAGCTTTTATTGCACAAACCCCATAAAGggcccatcccccccccatcccccaaccccccccccccccatcgcAGTCACCCCCATTCACTGGGGCAGCCCCCCCCAGAGCGCACACATTGGGGGGGCCCCAAACCCCTCCCCCAGACCCCCCAAAAGCCAACAGCCGATGCTGAGCAGCCCCCATTTAATGCCCCAGCCCCATTGcgtcaatgggggggggtctcagtgcccccccccgatggtgggggggggtcctggcTGCCCCCCCCGGCCTTGCCATTGCCCCCCTGGGTGGCTTTGGCATCGATGGCTGCATGTTCCTTCCTcatcagctcctccagctccttctgtgggggggggggggacaggggaGTAAatgggggtgcgggggggggtCCCCCATTAACGGGGGGGTCCCCACATTAACGGGGGGGTCCCCACATCGCTATGGGGCCGGGAGGTACCTTCCATCCCAGCAGCTCCGCCAGCTCCAGGCAGCCCTTGTCACACTCCCCCAGCCAAGCCACGTccctgaggggggggggggggcaaaaggAGGGTACCCCAAaaagggctggggggggggggggtgaccccCACAAACCTCCCAAGCCCCCCCCTTACCTGTAAGCCTTGTCCGAGTCAAAGTCCATGCCACAGCCAAAGCCCATAAGGGACATCAGGGGGTCACTCTGGGGGGGGCACCACAGACAATGGGGGGGACACAacagccccagagccccccaaaccccatctgCACCCCCCCAACACCCCAATTTtagcagcccccccccccggttttACCTGCCCTGTCTTTTCCTTGTTGATGAGGAGCCGGGGGGTGTTGGTGGGGACCCTATGAGGGGGTAAGAGGGGGTtatgggggagaggggggggtTGAAAGGGGTTGGAGGGTAAAGGGGGGGTCTGagggcatcaatggggggggctgagggcatcaatgggggggtcTGAAGGCATCAATGGGGGGTCTGAAggcatcaatgggggggtctgagggcatcaatgggggggtccgAGGGCATCAATGGGGGGTCTGAAGGCGTCAATGGGGGGGTCTGAGAGTATCAATGGGGGGGTCTGAGGGCATCAATGGGGGGTCTGAAGGCATCAATGGGGGTCTGAGGGCATCAATGGGGGGTCTGagggcatcaatgggggggtcTGAGGGCATCAATGGGGGTCTGAAGGCATCAATGGGGGGTCTGAggcatcaatgggggggtcTGAGAGCATCAATGGGGGGTCTGAAggcatcaatgggggggtctgaaggcatcaatgggggggtcTGAGGCCATCAATGGGGGGGTCTGAGGGCATCAATGGGGGTCTGAAGGCATCAATGGGGGGTCTGAggcatcaatgggggggtcTGAAagcatcaatgggggggtcTGAAGGCATCAATGGGGGGTCTGAGGCATCAATGGGGGGTCTGAAagcatcaatgggggggtcTGAAGGCATCAATGGGGGGTCTGagggcatcaatgggggggtcTGAGAGCATCAAGGGGGGGTTCGGGGGGGCCCCAACCTGCTGACAAGGGAGGCGAAGGGCTGCACCTGCAGCGAGGTGCCCATGATGATGAGCAGATCCACCTGCTGGAagtcctggggggggggaaaagggggtgtcaggaaaggagggggggggcactgaggtgtccccccccccaaatcctaATGAAGGGAATGGGGGGAGCCAGGAGCCCCCAAACTCACCGACTGCAGGAGGGTGAAGAAGCGCGAGGGGAGGCTCTCCCCGAAGAACACAAtgtctggggggggggcagaggtgAGCAGGGGTTTGGGGGGGCCCCAATGATGGGGGGGGTATTAGGGTTGGGGGGGGCCCAATGATTGGGGGAGGGGTATTAGGGTTGGGGGGGGCCCCAATGATTGGGGGACGGGTATTAGGGTTGGGGGGGGCCCAATGATTGGAGGAGAGGTATTAGGGTTTTGGGGGGGCCCCAATGATTGGGAGAGGGGTATTAGGGTTGGGGGGGGCCCAATGATAGAGGCAGGGGTATTAGGGTTGGGGGGGGGCCCCAATGATTGGGGGAGGGGTATTAGAGTTGGGGGGGGTATTAgggtgaggggggagggggtttTAGGGTTGGGGTCGTCCCCCCCCCGAGCTCACCGGGTTTCACCAGGCCCTGGCACTCCTCACACTTGGGTACCAGCGAGGAGAAGATTCGCTCTGCAAAGGGGgggggccatgggggggggcacagaggAGCATGGAAGAGCTTGGGGGGGGTGGATCAAGGGGGGACCCAAAggtacatgggggggggggttggtcCAGCTCTTAATAGGACCCGTTTCTATGGGAACCCTGCATCCAGACCCAGCCCTGCTttccccccatacccccccatgtccccccattgtcccccccatatctccccattgtcccccccatatccccccattgtcccccccatatcccccccacagccccccatatcccccccattgtcccccccatatccccccatgtccctcccatatcccccccattgtcccccccatatccccccatgtccctcccatatcccccccattgtcccccccatatccccccattgtcccccccatatctccccattgtccccccatATCCCCGCATtgtcccccccatatccccccattgtcccccccatatcccccccacagccccccatatcccccccattgtcccccccatatcccccccacagccccccatatcccccccattgtcccccccatatccccccatgtccctcccatatcccccccattgttccccctatatcccccccatatctccccattgtcccccccatatccccgCATtgtcccccatatcccccccatgccccccccatgccccccccatcGCACCCCTCATCCAGGGCAGCCCATACTGGCGCCTGCAGCCTGGGCGCAGGCAATGGGAGGTGAAGAAGGAGCCATGAGCCTCCACCAGCCGCTcgggctccagccctgccacccGCTCCAGAGTGTCGAtgttctgggggggggggggggggggcacaaagggggggTCAGAGAACCCCAACGTGCCCCATAAGCACCCCATAGAGAACCATGTTAAAGGGGGGCTCACCTGCGTGTAGCAGCGCAGCAGCAGCCCCTTGTCCTGCAGCAGGCGCATGAAGTAGTGGCACAGGgtgggctatgggggggggaaggagaatCAGGGGGGGCCAAAGGTTTGGGGGACCCCCCGAGCTATGGGGctgagtgggggggggggttacctTGAACTGCCCCGGGTAGAGCTCCCGTGCCAAGGCGAAGAACGGCTCCGGGTGCTCCTATGGGGTAGGGTTGGGGGGGGCCCCAAGGGCAGGGACCCCCAAACCCGAggggggggttagggttaagggGGGGCTGGAGGCAGCTTCAGGGGGGCATCAAGAGCCAGGACCCCCAAACCCgagggggggggttgggttagggttagtgttgGGGGGGGTTGGAGGCAGCTTTGGGGGGGCCCCAGGGGCCGGGACCCCCAAACCC encodes:
- the SIRT2 gene encoding NAD-dependent protein deacetylase sirtuin-2 isoform X2 yields the protein MAGADGGREELGAEGGSDPSPGTDDMELLRSLLSRTLGLGRAEPEPVLEELTLEGVSRYLQSPRSAGIPDFRSPGTGLYSNLQSYELPYPEAIFEISFFKEHPEPFFALARELYPGQFKPTLCHYFMRLLQDKGLLLRCYTQNIDTLERVAGLEPERLVEAHGSFFTSHCLRPGCRRQYGLPWMRERIFSSLVPKCEECQGLVKPDIVFFGESLPSRFFTLLQSDFQQVDLLIIMGTSLQVQPFASLVSRVPTNTPRLLINKEKTGQSDPLMSLMGFGCGMDFDSDKAYRDVAWLGECDKGCLELAELLGWKKELEELMRKEHAAIDAKATQGGNGKAGGGSQDPPPPSGGGTETPPH
- the SIRT2 gene encoding NAD-dependent protein deacetylase sirtuin-2 isoform X1, with translation MAGADGGREELGAEGGSDPSPGTDDMELLRSLLSRTLGLGRAEPEPVLEELTLEGVSRYLQSPRCKNVVCMVGAGISTSAGIPDFRSPGTGLYSNLQSYELPYPEAIFEISFFKEHPEPFFALARELYPGQFKPTLCHYFMRLLQDKGLLLRCYTQNIDTLERVAGLEPERLVEAHGSFFTSHCLRPGCRRQYGLPWMRERIFSSLVPKCEECQGLVKPDIVFFGESLPSRFFTLLQSDFQQVDLLIIMGTSLQVQPFASLVSRVPTNTPRLLINKEKTGQSDPLMSLMGFGCGMDFDSDKAYRDVAWLGECDKGCLELAELLGWKKELEELMRKEHAAIDAKATQGGNGKAGGGSQDPPPPSGGGTETPPH